TTCCGGCGATCCGCGTCGTGGCCGAGTCGCTCCTCGCCTTCATCGGGGATTCCACCGGGGTCAAGCGCGACAGCCTCACGCGCCTCCGCCATGCGAACCTCCGCGGCCAGGTCACCGCGATGATCGCGCGCGCCCGCTTCCTCGAAGGGGACACGCTTGCCTTCGACGACGAGGCGCGCGCCCTCTTCGGGGCCGTTCCACCCACGTATCCCGATACCTACTTCGATTCGCTCCTCGCCGAACTCGATGCGCTGCTTCCCGGTCGCGAACCGCTCGCCGCGCGGCTGCAGCGCTTCCGCGCGCGCGTCACCATCCCGCCCGCGAGGGTCGACACCGTCTTCAAGCGCGCCATCGCCGAGTGCCGCGCGCGGACGCAGCGGCACCTCCTGCTCCCGCCCAACGAGCGCTTCGACCTCGAGTACGTGCAGGGCACCAGCTGGAACGCCTACAACTGGTACAAGGGGCGCTACCACTCGCTCATCCAGGTCAACACCGATCTCCCGATCGCGATCGACCGCGCGCTCGACCTCGCCTGTCACGAGGGCTATCCCGGGCATCACGTCTACAACGCGCTCATCGAGGAGACGCTCGTGGACGGGAAGGGGTGGGTGGAGTTCTCGCTCTATCCGCTCTACTCGCCGCAGTCGCTCATCGCCGAAGGGAGCGCCAACCTCGGTATCGACATGGCCTTCCCGGCGGCGGAGCGCCTCGCGTTCGAGCGCGACTCGCTCTTTCCGCTCGCGGGACTCGACCCGTCGCTCGCCGAGACGAACGCGCGCGTGAGCCGCATCAACGAGCGCCTCAACTACGCCCGGAACGAGGTCGCGAGGCGCTACCTCGGCGGCCAGCTCGACCGCGCCGGCGCCGAGGCGGCGATGGCCCGCTATTGGCTGAGCACGCCGGACGCCGCGGCCAAGACGGTGCGGTTCATCGACACCTACCGCAGCTACGTGATCAACTACAACTACGGCCGCGATCGCGTGCAGCAGTGGGTCGAGGCCAGGGCCGGCGCCGAACCCGACGCGCGGTGGAAGGCCTACGAGGCGCTGCTCAGGGCGCCGGCGAGCGCGATACGGTGACGATCGTCCCGGCGGCGGGGAGCGTGAAGGGGATCGTGCGCTCCTGACCGCGTGCCTCCCAGCGCAGCGTGAGGTCGCGCCGCGCCGGGAGGTCGCACACCAGGAACCCGCCGCGCTCGTCGGTGAACGCCTCGCGCAGATGCTCGCGCTTGGTGAAGAGCGTGCGGTCCACCACCACCGGCTCATCCCACGTGACGCGCACGAGGATCCCGCTCACCGACTCCGAATCGACCTGGGCGAGCACGCCGCGGGCCGCGCCGGTGTTCTGCCGCCCGAGGCGCTCCGCGCAGGCGCGGCCGAACTCGCTCGTGGCGAGCGCGCCCTCCACGGGGTCGGCGCGCATGAGGGGCGCCTGCTCATGCAGCACGGCGAGCACCCGCCCGCCGCTCACGCGATGCCCCACGATGTCGATGAGCGTCATGGAGGTGCGCACCAGCGTCGTCGCACCGTCGCTCGTGCGGTAGCCGAGCAGCGGGAAGCGGTGGTACCAGCGCGTGACGAGCCAGTCGCCGTTGGTGAGCGGGAGGAACTCGAGCACACCACCCGCGGCGGCCAACCGCTCCTCGTCGCGCAATCCCTGGTATGTGAACTCCACGCGCTGGAGCGCGAGGGTGCGCGCCTCGAGCACGTACGCCCCTTCGAGGTCGACCAGGCCGCGCCGCTCGCGCGCCGGCCGGAACGCGAGACGCACGACGCTGTCGCCCTGCGGTTGCGCGGTGAAGCAGTGCGTGGACGTGAACCACTCCGAGGCGAGCAACGCCGGTTCCGGCGCGCGGAAGACGCGTTCCCCACCGATGGTCGCGAAGAACCCGCCCGCCTCGAGCTCCTCCGAGGTGGTTGCACGGAACAGGGACGGCAAGGCGCCCGTCCCGCGGCGCATCACCGAGCGGAGCGTGTCCTCGCCGGTCTTGGCCACCCGGTGCTCGAAGGTCGCGAAGCGCGTGCTCACGTCGTTGCGCGCGATCATCGACTGCGCCGCGAGCAGCACCTTCCGCACCTCGCCGAGCGCGGTCGCGAGCCCCGCGCGCTCCTCGGCGTTGCCACGCCCGCAGGTCGTCGCGCCACGGCGCAGCGCCGGGATGCGGATGGGCGTCGCGCCGAGCACCGCCACGAGGTCCGCGACCTCATCGCCGGCGAGCCGTCGCGTCGCGGCGACCGTCGGCGCGAAACCCGTGCGGTGCAGGGTGAGCGTGAGCGTGCGCGCCGAATCGACGAAGAGTGCGAACCGCCCCTCGACGCCGCTCACGCCCTGCGCGACCTCGCGGCCCGCCGAGTCCGAGACGACGACGAGGACCCCGGCGACCGGCGTCGCGCCGTCGGGGAGGACCACGGTGCCCATGAACTGCTGCGCGTGAAGCGCCGGCGCGGTCGCGAGGGCGACGAGCGTCGCCAGCAGCAGGCGGGAACGCGAGGGGCGATGGGGCATGGCGGAACCGTATGGGGGCACCACACCGATACGCAAGCGCGACGGCGACGCGTTGACACCCGTGCCCGGGACTCGTAGCTCTCCCCCGACCCACATCGGAGCACCGCATGGCGAGCCGGGACGAGCGCATCGACGCCTACATCGCGAAGGCCCAGCCCTTCGCCGTGCCGATCCTGGGGCATCTGCGGGCGATCGTGCACGCCGCTTGCCCCGAGGTGGAGGAGACCATCAAGTGGAGCTTCCCGAACTTCATGTATCGCGGGAGCATCCTCTGCAGCATGGCGGCCTTCAAGGCGCACTGCGCCTTCGGGTTCTGGCGCGGACGGCAGCTCGCCGGCGTCACGGACCAGCACGGCGCGGTGATGGGCGACTTCGGCCGCATCGGGTCGCTCAAGGACCTGCCGTCGAAGACCCGTCTCATGGCACTCGTGAAGGCCGCGATGCGGCTCAACGAGGCGGGGGTGAAGCGGGTCGCCAAGAAGAAGGCCGCCCCCCGCAAGCCGCTCCCCGTCCCGAAGGACCTCGCGGCCGCCCTCGGTCGCGACGCGAAGGCCAGGCAGACGTTCGAGGCCTTCTCCCCCAGCCACCGGCGCGACTACATCGAGTGGATCACCGAGGCGAAGACCGATGCGACGCGTGCACGGCGCCTCGCGACGACGCTCGAGTGGCTCGCCGAGGGAAAATCCCGCAACTGGAAGTACGAATGATCCGTCGTCCGCGCGGCATCGCCGCCGCACTTGTCGTGTCGGCGCTCGTCTCCCTCGCGATCCCCGGTTCGTCGGCCGCCGCCCAGCGCCGGACGGAGAACGTCGTGCTCATCGTCACCGACGGGCTGCGATGGCAGGATCTGTATCGCGGACCAGAGCGGCGCTTGATGAGTCGCGCGCTCGGCGGCGTCGGCGACACGACCGAGCTCATCCGTGAGTTCTGGCGCGACGACCCGAAGGAGCGGCGCGCTCGGTTGTTCCCGTTCCTCTGGGGCGAGGTCGCCGCGAAGGGCGCGCTCTTCGGGAACCAGGACGTGGGCAGCGTGGCCCGCATCACCAACACCTACAAGTTCTCGTATCCGGGATACTCGGAGCTCCTCACCGGCTTCTTCGATCCGCGGATCGACAGCAACGGCTATCCCGCCAATCCCAACGTCACCGTCCTCGAGTGGCTCGCCAGGCAGCCGCGCTTCCGCGGGAAGGTCGGGGCGATCGCCACCTGGGATGTCATCAGCAACGTGATCAATGAGGCGCGCGCCGGGATCGACGTGCTCGATGGATGGGAGGAGCCCTTCCCGGGAGCGCAGGGTCGCGACCCGCGGCGCGCGATGGTCAACGAGCTCTATCGCACGAGCCTGCGCTACTGGGACGAGGTCGCGTTCGACGCGCCGATGCAGCTCGCGACCAAGGAGTACATCCGGCTCAAGCAGCCGCGGGTGCTGTTCGTGGGCTACGGCGAGACGGACGAATGGGCGCATGCGCGGCGCTACGACCTCACGCTCCGTTCGGCGCACGCGGTGGACGCCTTCATCGCCGACCTCTGGCGGTACATGCAGGGGATGCGGCAGTACCGCGGCAAGACGACGTTCATCATCACGACCGACCACGGGCGCGGGAGCGGTGGGGATGACTGGACGTCGCACGGGGAGCGGGTCGACGGCGCCGAGGACATCTGGGTGGCGGTGCTTGGCCCTGACACCCCGCATCTTGGCGAGATCCGCGGCGGAAAGGCCATCAAACAGGGACAGGTAGCCGCCACCATAGCGGCACTTCTCGGGTTGGAGGCCGATTTCGTCCGATTCTCTCCCGGGTCGGCTCCCTCCATTAGAGAGGTCGTCCGCTAGCCGCCGCGATCGGCGAGCACGCCATTTGCGTTACCAATCCACTGGGCACTCTTCCTTGGAGTGCAGGCTCGGCTAGTTTCTTCTGCCTAGTGGCTTTGGAGTCCTGATTGCTCGGTCGGCATCTGCCGGTCCTGGGTGGCCCCGCGATGGTTCGGAGGCCAGCCGGGTGACCGGCGTCTCCCTGAAGGCGCGGCGTCGCGTCGCGAGTCTCGCGGTCCTATTGGCCGCGAGCTCTCTCACGACCTGCCGACTCGACGACCTCCTCACACCCGGGGAGATCGGCGCGCTCGCGGCCACCCCCACCGAACTCGCCGACTCCGCCCTCGCCGGCAGCACCGCGCTCCGGCAGTACGATGTCGCGCTCCGCGTCGATGGCACCGGCGAACGACTCCGCTTCGCCGTCGCCGCCGAACTCGGCAGCAGCTGGATCGTGCTCGGCCCCGCCACCGGGACCGCCCCGGGCACCTACAGCCTCTCGGTCGATCCCACCGGGCTCGCCGTCGGCGAGTACGTCGATACCATCCGCTTCACCGCCGAAGGGCCCGACGCCAAGCAGTTGCGCGTCCCCGTGCGCTTCAAGCTGCTCCCCTGCACCGTCACCGATCTCGGCGCGCTGCCGGCCTCGGTGAACGGCACGCTCTCGACCGCCGACTGCGCGTCGCCGCGCTTCACCGATCGCTTCGCGCGCCGCTATCGCATCACCGCGCTGGCCAACGACTCCATCACCGTCCAGCTCGGATCGACCGCCTTCGGGCCCTCGGTCGCCATCGAACGCGTCGGGACGCCCGCGCCCCTCGCGACGAGCACCACCTGTTCCGTCGCGACGGCCGCCGCCTGCGTGCGCTACCTGCATCTCGCGACCGCCGGCGACTACATCATCGAGGCCACCACCAACGGCGCGCGCGCGACCGGCGCCTTCACGCTCTCCGCGTCGCGCCCGCGACCGCCGACGGCCCCCGCGTCACTCGCGCAGCTCACCACGGCTCCACCGGTGACGCCGGTCGCCCTCGCCGGCACGCTCTCGGCCACGCAACTCACGTTGCAGGCCGCCGTCAGCGATCCCGATGGCGACTCGCTCCGGCTCGAGGTCGAGCTCCGTCCCATCGGCAATGCGCTCACCGGCACGGCGACGCATACGAGCGCGCTCGGCATCGGGACGCTCGCGGTCACCGCGACCAGCCTCGCGGATGGCACGGCGTATCGCTGGCGCACGCGCGCCGTCGACGTCACCGGGCGCGCGAGCGCCTGGACCGAGTTCGGCGGCAACGCGGTCGATGCCCCGGACTTCACCGTCGCCGTGCCCGAAGCACCGGGCGTGCCCACCGGGCTCGCCCAGCGCAAGGATGACGGCGTCACCGACATCGCGCTCGGCGGCACCACCGACGAATCGGTCGTGCGTCTTGGCGCGACCGTCACCGACAACGATCCCACCGACCAGATCCGCCTCGAGGTCGAGGTGCGTCCGCTCGGCCAGGCCCTCACGAACACGGCGACCGCCTCGAGCATCCCCGTCACCTCGGGGACCTTCGCCGTCGTCGCCGTCTCGGGTCTCGTCGATGACGTCGGCTATCGCTGGCAGGTGCGCGCCGTCGACCAGACCGGACGGGCGAGCGCGTGGGTCCGTTTCAGTCCCTCCGGCGAGACCTTCCGCGTCGCGCTGCCGCCCACGCAGCTCGCCTTCGTGGTGGGACCGAGTACGGCGGCGGCCGGCGCGGCGATCGGACCCGCCGTGCAGGTGGCCGCCCGTGATGCCGGCGGCGCGACGCTCACGAGCTACACCGGACCGATCACCATCGCCCTCGGCGACAATCCGGAATCGGCCGCACTCACCGGCACGCTCACCACGAGCGCGGTGGCGGGCGTCGCGACCTTCGCCGACCTGCGCCTCGATCGCGCGGGCACGGGCTACACCTTCATCGCCTCGGCGAACGCCGGCGCGCTCACGACCGAATCGGATCCGTTCTCGATCGGCGCCGGCAGTGCGCAGACGCTGGCCTTCACCGTCGGCCCGAGCGCGGCGGTGGCGGGCGCGTCGCTCTCGCCCGCGATCGTCGTGTCGGCGCGCGATGCCTTCGGCAACGTGGCCACCGGCTTCAACGGGAGCGTGTCGCTCGCCCTCGGCGCGAACGGCGCCGGTGCGACGCTGCTCGGGACGACCACGGTCGTCGCGGTCAACGGGATCGCGACCTTCGGCACGGTCCGGGTGGAGCGCGCGGCGGCCGGGCTGACGCTCGTCGCGAGCGCGGGCGGGTTCACCGACGCGACGAGCGCCGCCTTCACCGTCAGCGCGGCGAGCGCGACCACGTTGCGGTTCACGTCAGCGCCGTCCACCACCGCTTCCGCGGGCGTGCCGTTCGCGACGCAGCCGGTGGTGGTGCTCGACGACCAGTTCGGCAATCGCGTCGCGACCGCCGGGGTCGTCGTGACGGCGGCGGTCGCCTCTGGCACGGGCGCGACGCTCGCGAATGCCCAGGCCACGACCGATGCGACCGGCACGGCGACGTTCAGCGGTCTGACGATCACCGGCCCGAGTGGCGCGTACACGCTCGCATTCGCGGCATCGGGCCTCACGGGCGTCTCGTCGGGGTCGATCACGCTGGCGGCGGGCGGCCCGGCGCGGCTCGCGCTCGCGACCGCTCCGTCGCCGACGGTCACCAACGGTGCCGCGTTCCCCGTGGCGCCGGTCGTGCGCCTCGAGGATGCGGCGGGGAACGTGGTCGCACAGGCCGGCGTCGCGGTCGCCGTCGCACTCGCCTCCGGCGCCCCGGCGCTGAGCGGCACCCCGACGGTGCTCACCGACGCGAACGGACAGGCGTCGTTCACCGACCTCGTGCTCACCGGCGCGACCGGTGCGCGCACCCTCGCGTTCAGTGCCGCCGGCCTCGCCGGCGTGACGAGCGGCGCGATCAGCGTCATCGCGGGGTCGGCGACCGAGATGCTGGCGGTCGCGGGTGATGGGCAGTCGGCCACGGCAGGCAGCGCGGTCGCCATCGCCCCGTCGGTGCGTGTGCGTGACGAGAGCCAGAACCCCGTCGCCGGCGTGGACGTGACCTTCGCCGTCACGTCGGGCGGCGGCAGCATCGTGCCCGCAGCGACCGTGACGACCGACGCGAACGGTCTCGCCACGCTGACGTCGTGGACGCTCGGCGCGTCCGTCGGCACCAACACGCTCGAGGCGAGCGTCGCGGGCCTCACCGGCAGTCCGGTGCTCTTCACCGCGACGGGCACGGCCGGCGGCGCGACGCAGCTCGCGATCTCCGGCGGCGACAACCTCACCGGTCCGGTGGGCACCACGCTCGGCACCGCGCACGAGGTGCGCGTGACCGACGCGAACGGCAATCCGGTCGCCGGCGTGAGCATCACCTGGGCGGCGGTCGGCGGCGGCTCCGTCGCGCCGCTCGCCTCGGTCACCGACGCCGATGGCCGCGCGACCGCGGTGCGAACGCTCGGCGGGACGGCCGGTGCGCAGACGACCACCGCCTCGACGACGATCGGCGGTGGCCCGATGAGCGTCACCTTCACGGTGACCGCGACCGTCGGCGGCGCGACGCAGATGGCGCTCGCCGGTGGTGACCTCCAGGTCGACAGCGTCGGCTCCACCCTCGCGACGCCGCTCGCCGTGGTCGTCCGCGATGCGCTCAACAATCCGGTCCCCGGTGTCCTGATCTCGTGGGCGGTGGTCGATGGCGGCGGCAGTGTCGCGCCCGCCACCTCGACCACCGATGCCGCCGGCATCGCGACCGCGTCGTGGACGCTCGGCACCACGACGAGCGCGACCGACAGCACGCAGCTCGCGCGCGCGTCGGGCGTGGGCTCCCCGGTGAACTTCGTCGCGACCTCACGTCCTGGCGGCGTGAGCGTCGCGCAGACGACGGTCGCGGTGTCGCCCGCCTCGGTCGCCGCCTCGCGCGGCACGCCGGCGACGGTCACCGTCACCGCGCGCGACCGCTTCGGCAACATGGTCCCCGGCCGCACCGTCTCGCTCAGCGCGAACGGCGTGGGCAACACCATCGCGCAGCCCGCGGCGGTCACGGGGGCCAACGGCATCACCACCGGCGCGATCGGCGCGACCGCCAGTGGGGTGCGCACCATCGTCGCGAGCGTCGACGGGCTCACCGTCACGCAGCAGCCCACGCTGCTCGTCACCGCGGCCCCCGCGTCGGCGGTGGTCTTCACGAGCGTGCCGGCGACCGCGGTCTCCGGCGCCTCGCTCACGCCGGCCCCCGAGGTCGGCGTCGTCGACTCGCTCGGCAACCGCAACTTCACCTTCGTCGGGGCCATCACGCTCGGCCTCGCGGTGAATCCGGTGAGCGGCACGCTGAGCGGGACGCTCACGCGCAACGCCATCGCGGGCATCGCCACCTTCCCGGGCCTCGCGCTCGATCGCGCGGGCGCCGGCTACGTCCTCGTCGCGACCTCCGCCGGTCTCAACGGCGCGACGAGCGGCGCCATCGACGTCACCGCCGGCGGCGTCTCCGCCGCGCGGTCGCTGCTCACCGTCTCGACCGGCACGCTCGTGGCGGGGCTCGACACCGCGACCATCACCGTGACCGCGCGCGATGCGGCCGACAATCCCGTCGCCGGCGCCACCGTCACGCTCGCCGCGACCGGCGCCGCCAGCGCGCTCGAGCAGCCGCTCGCCGTCACCGACGCCAACGGCGTCGCGACGGGGCGCGTGAGTGCGACGCTGAGCGGGGCGCACACGATCTCCGCGACCATCGGCGCCGTCGCGGTCACGCAGACGCAGGTGGTGACCGTCGCGCCTGCGGCCGCCTCGGGCACCCTCTCCACGCTGACCGCGCTCCCGACGACGATCTCCGCGGGCGGCCAGACGAGCACGGTGACCGTCACCGCGCGCGACGCCTTCGGGAATGTCATCCCGGGCGCCACCGTCGTGCTCGCGGCGACCGGGGCGGGCAACACGATCGTCCAGCCCGGCGCGACCGACGCGAATGGCCAGGCGACCGGCACGCTCGCCTCGACCGCGGCCGGCACCAAGACCGTCACCGCGACCGTGAACGGCACGCCGCTGATCGCGAGCGTCGATGTCGTCATCGGCGCGGGCGCGGTCTCGAGCGCGGCCTCCACCATCGCCATCGCCCCCGACACGATCATCGCCGGCGGCGCCGCCAGCACGGTGACCGTCACCGCGCGCGACGCGAACGGCAATCCGATCGCCGGCGCCACGGTCGTGCTCGCATCGACGGGGACCGGCAACACCATCACGCAGCCCGTCGGCGTCACCGACGCGAACGGCGTCGCGACCGGCACGATCGCCGCGACCGCGAGCGGCAGCCGTTCCATCTCCGCCACCATCGGCGGCACCGCCGTCACCGCCACGGCCACGCTCGTGGTGCGGCCGGGGGCCGTCTCGCCCTCGCTCTCCACGCTCTCGCTCGACGCGACGAGCACCGCCGCCGGCGCCGCCGCGATCGCGATCACCGCGACCGCGCGCGATGCGAACGGCAACGTGATCCCCGGGCTCGCCGTCACCTTCGCGGCGACCGGCACCGGCAACACGCTCACGCAACCCGCCGCGCTCACCGACGTGAATGGTCGCGCCAGCGGTGCGATCGCCTCGACCGACGCGGGCGTGAAGACCGTCTCCGCGACGATCGACGGCGTGCCCGTCACGCAGACCGCGGACCTCACGGTGTCGGCGGGCGCGGTCTCGGCCGCGCAGTCGTCGCTCGTCGCCGCGCCCGACACGCTCAGCGCCGACGGCGGGGCGAGCACCATCACCGTCACCGCGCGCGACGCGAGCGGCAATCCGATTGCCGGCCTCGCCGTGGTGCTCGACGCGACGGGGACCGGCAACACGCTCACGCAACCCGTCGCGGTCACCGATGCCAACGGCGTGGCGACGGGCACGCTCGCGTCCACGGCGGCCGGCGCGAAGGTGATCACCGCGACCGTCGACGGCACCGCGATCGACCAGGCCGATACCGTCACCGTCACGGCGGGCGCGGTCGCGGCCGGCACGAGCACGGTCGTCGCGCTCCCCGACACGCTCAGCGCGGACGGCGGCGCGAGCACCATCACCGTCACCGCACGCGATGCGAACGGCAACCCGGTCGCCGGCCGCACGGTCGTGCTCGCCGCGACCGGCACCGGCAACACGCTCACGCAGCCCGTCGCGGTCACGGACGCGAACGGCGTCGCGACCGGTGCGCTCGCCGCGACCGGCGCCGGCGCGAAGGTCGTGACCGCGACGATCGACGGCACGCCCGTCACCGCGAGCGACACCGTCGTCGTGACGCCGGGCGCGTTCTCGGCGACGCTCTCGACCATCGCGACCTCCACGCCGACCATCTCGGCGGCCGTGGGGTCGGCGACCATCACCGTCACCGCGCATGATGCGAACGGCAACGCCATCCCCGGCCTCGCCGTGGTGCTCGCCGCGACCGGCACCGGCAACTCGCTCACGCAACCCGCCGCCGTCACCGACGCGAACGGCGTCGCCACCGGCAGCCTGAGCTCCACCGTCAGCGAGGCCAAGACCGTCTCGGCCACCGTGGGCGCCGTCGCGCTCGTCGCGACCACGACCGTCACCGTCGTCCCCGACGCCGTCTCGGCCGCGCAGTCGACCGTGAGCGTCGCGCCCGGCACCATCAGCGCCGACGGTGAGACCGCGACCGTCACCGTCACCGCGCGCGATGCGAGCGGCAACCCCGTCGCGGGCGTCTCCGTCGCGATCAGCGCGACCGGCAGCGGCAACACGATCGTCCAGCCCGTGGGCACGACCGGTGCGACCGGTGTCGCGACCGGCACCATCAGTGCGACCGCGACCGGCGCGCGCACCGTCTCGGCCACCGTCAACGGCGTCACCGTCACGCAGACCGCGGCCCTCACCGTGGCGCCCGGCGCCGTCTCGGCGAGCGTCAGCACCGTGAGCGCCGATCCGGCCTCGATCACCGCCGGCGGTGCGCCGAGCACGGTGACGGTGACCGCGCGCGATGCGAACGGCAAC
This window of the Gemmatimonadota bacterium genome carries:
- a CDS encoding Ig-like domain-containing protein; this encodes MTGVSLKARRRVASLAVLLAASSLTTCRLDDLLTPGEIGALAATPTELADSALAGSTALRQYDVALRVDGTGERLRFAVAAELGSSWIVLGPATGTAPGTYSLSVDPTGLAVGEYVDTIRFTAEGPDAKQLRVPVRFKLLPCTVTDLGALPASVNGTLSTADCASPRFTDRFARRYRITALANDSITVQLGSTAFGPSVAIERVGTPAPLATSTTCSVATAAACVRYLHLATAGDYIIEATTNGARATGAFTLSASRPRPPTAPASLAQLTTAPPVTPVALAGTLSATQLTLQAAVSDPDGDSLRLEVELRPIGNALTGTATHTSALGIGTLAVTATSLADGTAYRWRTRAVDVTGRASAWTEFGGNAVDAPDFTVAVPEAPGVPTGLAQRKDDGVTDIALGGTTDESVVRLGATVTDNDPTDQIRLEVEVRPLGQALTNTATASSIPVTSGTFAVVAVSGLVDDVGYRWQVRAVDQTGRASAWVRFSPSGETFRVALPPTQLAFVVGPSTAAAGAAIGPAVQVAARDAGGATLTSYTGPITIALGDNPESAALTGTLTTSAVAGVATFADLRLDRAGTGYTFIASANAGALTTESDPFSIGAGSAQTLAFTVGPSAAVAGASLSPAIVVSARDAFGNVATGFNGSVSLALGANGAGATLLGTTTVVAVNGIATFGTVRVERAAAGLTLVASAGGFTDATSAAFTVSAASATTLRFTSAPSTTASAGVPFATQPVVVLDDQFGNRVATAGVVVTAAVASGTGATLANAQATTDATGTATFSGLTITGPSGAYTLAFAASGLTGVSSGSITLAAGGPARLALATAPSPTVTNGAAFPVAPVVRLEDAAGNVVAQAGVAVAVALASGAPALSGTPTVLTDANGQASFTDLVLTGATGARTLAFSAAGLAGVTSGAISVIAGSATEMLAVAGDGQSATAGSAVAIAPSVRVRDESQNPVAGVDVTFAVTSGGGSIVPAATVTTDANGLATLTSWTLGASVGTNTLEASVAGLTGSPVLFTATGTAGGATQLAISGGDNLTGPVGTTLGTAHEVRVTDANGNPVAGVSITWAAVGGGSVAPLASVTDADGRATAVRTLGGTAGAQTTTASTTIGGGPMSVTFTVTATVGGATQMALAGGDLQVDSVGSTLATPLAVVVRDALNNPVPGVLISWAVVDGGGSVAPATSTTDAAGIATASWTLGTTTSATDSTQLARASGVGSPVNFVATSRPGGVSVAQTTVAVSPASVAASRGTPATVTVTARDRFGNMVPGRTVSLSANGVGNTIAQPAAVTGANGITTGAIGATASGVRTIVASVDGLTVTQQPTLLVTAAPASAVVFTSVPATAVSGASLTPAPEVGVVDSLGNRNFTFVGAITLGLAVNPVSGTLSGTLTRNAIAGIATFPGLALDRAGAGYVLVATSAGLNGATSGAIDVTAGGVSAARSLLTVSTGTLVAGLDTATITVTARDAADNPVAGATVTLAATGAASALEQPLAVTDANGVATGRVSATLSGAHTISATIGAVAVTQTQVVTVAPAAASGTLSTLTALPTTISAGGQTSTVTVTARDAFGNVIPGATVVLAATGAGNTIVQPGATDANGQATGTLASTAAGTKTVTATVNGTPLIASVDVVIGAGAVSSAASTIAIAPDTIIAGGAASTVTVTARDANGNPIAGATVVLASTGTGNTITQPVGVTDANGVATGTIAATASGSRSISATIGGTAVTATATLVVRPGAVSPSLSTLSLDATSTAAGAAAIAITATARDANGNVIPGLAVTFAATGTGNTLTQPAALTDVNGRASGAIASTDAGVKTVSATIDGVPVTQTADLTVSAGAVSAAQSSLVAAPDTLSADGGASTITVTARDASGNPIAGLAVVLDATGTGNTLTQPVAVTDANGVATGTLASTAAGAKVITATVDGTAIDQADTVTVTAGAVAAGTSTVVALPDTLSADGGASTITVTARDANGNPVAGRTVVLAATGTGNTLTQPVAVTDANGVATGALAATGAGAKVVTATIDGTPVTASDTVVVTPGAFSATLSTIATSTPTISAAVGSATITVTAHDANGNAIPGLAVVLAATGTGNSLTQPAAVTDANGVATGSLSSTVSEAKTVSATVGAVALVATTTVTVVPDAVSAAQSTVSVAPGTISADGETATVTVTARDASGNPVAGVSVAISATGSGNTIVQPVGTTGATGVATGTISATATGARTVSATVNGVTVTQTAALTVAPGAVSASVSTVSADPASITAGGAPSTVTVTARDANGNVIPSLAVTFTATGSGNTLTQPAATTDASGIATGSFTSTAAGAKVVVATVGGVELTLRDTVTVTAAALSTTTSTIVATPSALTAGTGDASIAVTVRDAFNNPVAGVTVVLAATGTGNTLTQPAAVTDADGLATGSFASTGAGLKELSATLDGQALVARDTIIVDAAGVSTSLSSIVATPDSISADGAASTITVTARDAFGNVVAGASVVLAATGTGNTLTQPAAVTDANGVATGSLTSTAVGSKVVTATVAGAALVPTDTVIVVPGAISAATSTVAAAPATIAADGGASTVTVTARDANGNLIPGATVVLAATGTGNTLTQPATVTDANGVTTGSLSSTSAGAKVVSATIGGVGVTQTDTVTVTAGNVSAALSTVAGAQSTSIAGAAATTVTVTARDASGNPVAGVVVTLAATGAGNTLTQPVGLTDANGVATGAITSTATGDKVVTATIDGVVATQTFTFAVTPDAVAAATSSVAAAPTSITAGGAGSTITVTARDEFGNVVPGATVVLAATGTGNTVTDPAAVTDANGQATGTVASTVAGTKTVSATIDGVAVTATVDLTVTAGAVDAALSTVAAAPGTLSADGGASTITITARDANGNPIAGQAVTLAATGSGNTLTQPVGVTDANGQITGAISSTGAGTKTITATIGATVVTQTAEVVVAAGAVTAAQSTVSAAPTSIVAGGAASTITVTARDQHGNAVSGASVTLAATGTNTLTQPSDTTDASGEITGTLASTQAGNKVVTATIGAVTVTQTATVTVTAAAVDAAQSTVAVSDATIAAGTGTSTVTVTARDQYGNAVPGATVLIAATGSNNTITQPSGVTDASGVATGGFASTTSEAKTISATAAGVAITQTQVVTVVPDVASGAQSSVAVSAASFVAGDAGITVTVTARDGSGNPVSGVSVVVSATGTGNTITGPATTTDANGVATATLTSTGAGAKTVSATVNGVAVTQTQAVTVAPAAVDGATSIVVAAPNSLSADGGASTVTVTARDAFGNAVSGETVTLAASGAGNTLTQPVGTTDANGEATGSLSSTASGEKVVSATIGAVAVTQTDTVTVAPGTVSAATSTVAALPTTLTAGSGSSTITITARDANGNVLPGATVTLAVSGGGATLTQPAAVTDGNGVTTGSLAATTSGAKVVTATVNGVEITQTATVTVGAGAVSAANTTVSADVTTLTAGAGSSTITVTARDANNNVIAGLAVVLAATGDGNTVTQPVAVTDANGVATGSVSSTGAGSKTVSATVDGTPITQTVGLTVTAAALSDTASRVVASVADFVAGGGASVTFTARDAFGNPLEGLPVTFAVSGTGNTLTQPAAATDAAGQTTGSFTSTDAGQKIITATIDGTVIVHADTVVVTAGAIDAATSTVTASPTSISADGGASTITVTARDANGNPVAGAPVAGDSGMHEHAVREVRRRQVAYRDKISVTRHAVTQGHRHGARSPTNCPHRLHRHGGGRRGVSTVTVTALDQPEVGGAGRRRGAGPARHQAPHAGGGT